One window of the Diachasmimorpha longicaudata isolate KC_UGA_2023 chromosome 9, iyDiaLong2, whole genome shotgun sequence genome contains the following:
- the LOC135166273 gene encoding geranylgeranyl transferase type-2 subunit alpha isoform X2 yields the protein MHGRVKVRTTAEQEAIKKVERAKKVGQYKAAINLVIQKRKEKVYDDELLLVSEKMVLQNPDINSVWNIRREAFEHRQWSQEEYVGRLKAELTLTENCLRENPKSYSVWHHRCWVIDHLPEPDWKTELSLCAKCLNLDERNFHCWDYRQHLVKKAGISDAEEFEFSTTKIYNNFSNYSSWHYRSKILSKMFPDPSGELPIVADKHKEELDLVMNATFTDPNDSSAWFYQRWLLDYSKPQPNALWRVKITASRGIIIFHGETFLKPADILLTKDANEVETTWSSYNDEKFSKIWTTTFPEPLDLSCLAISIKYENEEYNLVKSDDIWFYKSSHSPINKHNKAQLKEQMENYKQLNEMEPNNKWAVLTGIFLMKSYDPVGYHEKILEDLRALIKIDSLRANYYSDMRSKCIMDYELHNLWKNESDTGINSTIDLSNRELTILYNEQYFSLFEEVNLGANQLGNSLHRLGALQECKKLSLSSNSLTSLKSFPTLSSLEVLSLRNNELTSLDEISDLIKRHKLIKIDLRDNPLWEDSVITAELAKNNPGIEFVTDCFS from the exons ATG CATGGCCGTGTCAAAGTCCGCACAACAGCTGAACAGGAGGCGATAAAAAAGGTGGAAAGAGCCAAGAAAGTTGGACAATATAAAGCTGCCATCAATTTAGTCATTCAGAAG AGAAAAGAGAAAGTGTACGACGATGAGCTCCTCCTGGTCAGTGAGAAAATGGTACTGCAAAATCCGGATATCAATTCGGTCTGGAATATCAGGAGAGAAGCTTTTGAACATCGACAATG GAGCCAAGAAGAATACGTAGGGCGTCTCAAAGCAGAGTTGACCCTAACTGAAAACTGCCTGCGCGAGAATCCGAAGTCCTACAGTGTGTGGCATCACCGATGCTGGGTAATCGATCATCTGCCAGAGCCAGACTGGAAAACAGAATTGTCTCTCTGCGCTAAATGTCTCAACCTGGACGAGCGAAATT ttcACTGTTGGGATTACAGACAACACCTAGTGAAGAAAGCTGGCATTTCCGATGCTGAAGAGTTCGAATTCTCGACAACGaaaatttataacaatttttctaattattcctCGTGGCATTATCGAAGCAAAATCCTCTCGAAAATGTTTCCTGATCCATCTGGAGAGTTACCGATTGTAGCGGACAAACATAAAGAAg AGTTGGATTTAGTGATGAATGCGACATTCACTGATCCCAACGACTCCAGTGCTTGGTTCTACCAACGTTGGCTCCTGGACTATTCAAAACCTCAGCCAAATGCCTTATGGCGAGTGAAAATAACGGCAAGCAGAGGAATAATCATCTTCCACGGGGAGACATTCCTGAAACCCGCGGATATCCTCTTGACCAAAGACGCCAATGAAGTAGAGACCACCTGGTCCTCCTACAACGACGAGAAATTCTCGAAAATCTGGACCACAACATTCCCTGAGCCACTGGACCTTTCTTGCTTAgccatttcaataaaatacgAGAATGAGGAGTACAATCTTGTCAAGTCTGATGACATCTGGTTCTACAAATCGTCCCACTCACCCATAAATAAGCACAACAAGGCCCAGTTGAAGGAGCAGATGGAAAACTACAAACAGCTGAATGAAATGGAGCCGAATAATAAATGGGCTGTTCTCACTGGGATTTTCCTGATGAAGAGTTACGATCCCGTGGGGTATCATGAGAAGATTTTGGAGGATCTACGTGCCTTAATTAAAATCGACAGTCTCAGGGCGAATTATTATTCTGATATGA GAAGTAAATGCATCATGGATTATGAACTTCATAATCTCTGGAAAAACGAAAGCGATACGGGGATAAATTCCACAATAGACTTGTCAAATCGAGAGCTGACGATTCTCTACAACGAACAGTATTTTAGTCTCTTTGAGGAGGTGAACCTGGGGGCCAATCAACTGGGTAATTCGCTGCATCGTCTTGGAGCTCTGCAGGAGTGCAAAAAATTGTCGTTATCCAGCAACAGTTTGACTAGTCTCAAGAGCTTTCCGACGCTAAGCAGTCTGGAAGTTCTATCTTTGCGAAACAATGAACTGACGAGTTTAGACGAAATTTCTGATTTAATTAAGAGACATAAACTGATTAAAATCGACCTGCGGGACAATCCACTTTGGGAGGATTCTGTCATTACCGCTGAACTTGCGAAGAATAATCCAGGTATCGAATTTGTTACTGACTGTTTTTCATAA
- the LOC135166273 gene encoding geranylgeranyl transferase type-2 subunit alpha isoform X1: MHGRVKVRTTAEQEAIKKVERAKKVGQYKAAINLVIQKRKEKVYDDELLLVSEKMVLQNPDINSVWNIRREAFEHRQCFTNGISIIYRSQEEYVGRLKAELTLTENCLRENPKSYSVWHHRCWVIDHLPEPDWKTELSLCAKCLNLDERNFHCWDYRQHLVKKAGISDAEEFEFSTTKIYNNFSNYSSWHYRSKILSKMFPDPSGELPIVADKHKEELDLVMNATFTDPNDSSAWFYQRWLLDYSKPQPNALWRVKITASRGIIIFHGETFLKPADILLTKDANEVETTWSSYNDEKFSKIWTTTFPEPLDLSCLAISIKYENEEYNLVKSDDIWFYKSSHSPINKHNKAQLKEQMENYKQLNEMEPNNKWAVLTGIFLMKSYDPVGYHEKILEDLRALIKIDSLRANYYSDMRSKCIMDYELHNLWKNESDTGINSTIDLSNRELTILYNEQYFSLFEEVNLGANQLGNSLHRLGALQECKKLSLSSNSLTSLKSFPTLSSLEVLSLRNNELTSLDEISDLIKRHKLIKIDLRDNPLWEDSVITAELAKNNPGIEFVTDCFS, encoded by the exons ATG CATGGCCGTGTCAAAGTCCGCACAACAGCTGAACAGGAGGCGATAAAAAAGGTGGAAAGAGCCAAGAAAGTTGGACAATATAAAGCTGCCATCAATTTAGTCATTCAGAAG AGAAAAGAGAAAGTGTACGACGATGAGCTCCTCCTGGTCAGTGAGAAAATGGTACTGCAAAATCCGGATATCAATTCGGTCTGGAATATCAGGAGAGAAGCTTTTGAACATCGACAATG CTTCACGAATGGAATTTCGATAATTTACAGGAGCCAAGAAGAATACGTAGGGCGTCTCAAAGCAGAGTTGACCCTAACTGAAAACTGCCTGCGCGAGAATCCGAAGTCCTACAGTGTGTGGCATCACCGATGCTGGGTAATCGATCATCTGCCAGAGCCAGACTGGAAAACAGAATTGTCTCTCTGCGCTAAATGTCTCAACCTGGACGAGCGAAATT ttcACTGTTGGGATTACAGACAACACCTAGTGAAGAAAGCTGGCATTTCCGATGCTGAAGAGTTCGAATTCTCGACAACGaaaatttataacaatttttctaattattcctCGTGGCATTATCGAAGCAAAATCCTCTCGAAAATGTTTCCTGATCCATCTGGAGAGTTACCGATTGTAGCGGACAAACATAAAGAAg AGTTGGATTTAGTGATGAATGCGACATTCACTGATCCCAACGACTCCAGTGCTTGGTTCTACCAACGTTGGCTCCTGGACTATTCAAAACCTCAGCCAAATGCCTTATGGCGAGTGAAAATAACGGCAAGCAGAGGAATAATCATCTTCCACGGGGAGACATTCCTGAAACCCGCGGATATCCTCTTGACCAAAGACGCCAATGAAGTAGAGACCACCTGGTCCTCCTACAACGACGAGAAATTCTCGAAAATCTGGACCACAACATTCCCTGAGCCACTGGACCTTTCTTGCTTAgccatttcaataaaatacgAGAATGAGGAGTACAATCTTGTCAAGTCTGATGACATCTGGTTCTACAAATCGTCCCACTCACCCATAAATAAGCACAACAAGGCCCAGTTGAAGGAGCAGATGGAAAACTACAAACAGCTGAATGAAATGGAGCCGAATAATAAATGGGCTGTTCTCACTGGGATTTTCCTGATGAAGAGTTACGATCCCGTGGGGTATCATGAGAAGATTTTGGAGGATCTACGTGCCTTAATTAAAATCGACAGTCTCAGGGCGAATTATTATTCTGATATGA GAAGTAAATGCATCATGGATTATGAACTTCATAATCTCTGGAAAAACGAAAGCGATACGGGGATAAATTCCACAATAGACTTGTCAAATCGAGAGCTGACGATTCTCTACAACGAACAGTATTTTAGTCTCTTTGAGGAGGTGAACCTGGGGGCCAATCAACTGGGTAATTCGCTGCATCGTCTTGGAGCTCTGCAGGAGTGCAAAAAATTGTCGTTATCCAGCAACAGTTTGACTAGTCTCAAGAGCTTTCCGACGCTAAGCAGTCTGGAAGTTCTATCTTTGCGAAACAATGAACTGACGAGTTTAGACGAAATTTCTGATTTAATTAAGAGACATAAACTGATTAAAATCGACCTGCGGGACAATCCACTTTGGGAGGATTCTGTCATTACCGCTGAACTTGCGAAGAATAATCCAGGTATCGAATTTGTTACTGACTGTTTTTCATAA
- the LOC135166275 gene encoding uncharacterized protein LOC135166275 — protein sequence MRAVSKKYPHIKFEDGIWKGPIKTYAEDNLQIGKRLLKSLKDAPNFVGQIDSSTGEEDTFAAMMDRSIRCALWLRKRGIGPGDTIAVAANNHQNTVIPLLASLYIGCVLNPYPFDWINNGLISHFMNMINPTIIFADEDLAEMMHQHEDIINKKVEVIVFGALPELASFEEILPEQTPPEVENFEAVDIRIPEETAMLMFTSGTTGYPKVFRYSYRHLERDLNWLPRDELHGRVGTWCIESAWTVIIITVLSSIINRSTYVIHRFTDIPDFCRVIEKYKIDWAMLGVEHINILSRLPNPEDFDLSSLKFIRYCGSYIRPEIEKNLHAIFPRAWLSQSYGLTEFGAVTYALRDHKCPSCGIPVENIEIKLVNSKNETVMCPNQSGELCARTPRLSIVYHKNPTASEITLDADGWHHTGDLAFYDENGEFFIVDRIKEIIRFRVGDVPAGVVENCILKHPAVLEVAVVSKLHDEDVEQPMAFVVKKPRVQITEKEIEDWVEQHLPDHMRLRGGVKFIDTMAYNNSGKIRKGVLRRLAND from the exons ATGAGGGCTGTGTCAAAG AAATATCCgcatataaaatttgaagatgGTATTTGGAAGGGGCCGATCAAGACGTATGCAGAGGACAATTTGCAAATCGGGAAGAGGTTGTTGAAAAGTCTGAAGGATGCACCAAACTTTGTGGGACAA ATTGATTCTTCAACCGGAGAAGAGGATACTTTCGCAGCTATGATGGACAGAAGCATCCGCTGTGCTCTATGGCTCCGGAAACGGGGCATTGGACCCGGTGATACGATTGCAGTTGCTGCTAACAATCATCAAAACACGGTGATTCCTCTCCTGGCCAGTTTATATATTGGTTGTGTGTTGAATCCATATCCATTCGACTGGATAAACAATG GTCTGATATCTCACTTCATGAATATGATAAACCCAACGATCATCTTCGCCGACGAAGATCTAGCGGAGATGATGCACCAGCACGAGGAcatcatcaataaaaaagtTGAGGTGATAGTCTTCGGAGCTCTACCGGAACTAGCATCATTTGAAGAGATCCTCCCCGAGCAGACGCCACCGGAAGTTGAGAATTTCGAAGCCGTTGACATTCGTATCCCGGAGGAAACCGCCATGCTGATGTTCACATCAGGAACAACTGGATATCCCAAGGTGTTTCGGTACAGCTATAGACACCTGGAGAGGGACCTAAACTGGTTACCCAGGGACGAACTCCATGGAAGAGTGGGCACCTGGTGCATTGAAAGCGCTTGGACTGTTATCATCATAACAGTTCTGAGTTCAATAATCAATCGGTCCACCTACGTCATCCACAGATTCACGGATATACCGGACTTTTGCAGAGTCATCGAGAAGTACAAG ATCGATTGGGCGATGCTTGGAGTGGAGCACATAAATATACTATCTCGATTACCGAACCCGGAAGATTTTGACTTATCTTCGTTGAAGTTCATCAGGTATTGCGGCTCCTACATCAGAccggaaatagaaaaaaatttgcacgCCATATTCCCTCGAGCATGGCTGTCGCAGTCGTACG GTTTAACGGAATTCGGCGCGGTTACGTATGCCCTGAGAGACCACAAGTGCCCCTCCTGTGGTATACCCGTAGAGAACATCGAAATTAAGCTGGTAAATTCGAAGAATGAGACTGTGATGTGTCCCAATCAATCAGGAGAATTGTGCGCTAGAACTCCGCGCCTGTCGATCGTTTATCACAAGAATCCCACAGCATCGGAGATAACCCTGGACGCAGACGGTTGGCATCACACCGGTGATCTGGCATTTTACGACGAGAATGGAGAATTCTTCATCGTCGATAGGATCAAGGAAATCATCAGATTTCGTGTTGGCGATGTTCCTGCTGGTGTCGTGGAGAACTGCATACTGAAGCATCCTGCTGTTCTGGAAGTTGCTGTTGTCTCTAAGCTACATGACGAAGACGTTGAACAGCCGATGGCTTTCGTTGTCAAGAAGCCCCGTGTTCAGATTACGGAGAAGGAAATCGAGGATTGGGTAGAGCAACATCTGCCGGATCACATGAGACTCCGAGGGGGTGTCAAGTTTATCGATACAATGGCGTATAATAATTCAGGGAAAATACGCAAAGGGGTGCTTCGACGTTTGGCGAATGATTGA
- the LOC135166274 gene encoding uncharacterized protein LOC135166274, with protein MMNTESKKYPQLTFENGIWRGPTKIYRNDDFQVGKRALRSLKEAPKFIGQIDSATGKSDTFGDMMNRSVRCSLWLRKKGIGRGDVISIAGANHVNTVIPILAGLYQGCTVNTYPYDWLDEELISDFVRDLEPKIVFADAVLGPKMMKYSNIDNKKFQVIVFGDLPGFTSFKDILDEQSADEVDNFECVDISSEEDTAFFSFTSGSSGHPKVFQYPYKLLKRDVHWLPREELYERVGIWCTEPAWVVVVISALQAILDRSTYVIHKYTNAADFCRVIEKYKINWMMLGTEHVNMISRLSNTAEFDFSEVTFIRYCGSYIRPEVERNLHTIFPGTWLSQSYGLTEIGIVTYTMSDHKCPSCGIPAENTEVKLINSKDETVMSPNQSGELCARTPCLSIAYHKSTTASERTLDSDGWYRTGDLAYYNEDGEFFFVDRIKEMIRYLVADIPAGVVEDCILKHPAVLEVAVVAKLHDEDIEHPMAFIVKKPYIPVTEQEIEGWVQKHLPDRMRLRGGVRFLNNMPYNNAGKIAKGILRHWCNAE; from the exons ATGATGAATACCGAATCAAAG AAATATCCTCAACTGACTTTCGAAAATGGGATTTGGAGGGGCCCTACGAAAATATATCGAAATGATGATTTTCAAGTGGGAAAGAGAGCACTCAGGAGTCTGAAGGAGGCTCCAAAATTCATTGGTCAA ATTGATTCTGCCACTGGAAAATCGGATACCTTCGGTGATATGATGAACAGGAGCGTCCGGTGCTCCCTGTGGCTGAGGAAAAAGGGAATTGGCCGCGGTGATGTCATCTCCATTGCTGGTGCTAATCACGTAAATACAGTGATTCCTATTCTAGCTGGTCTCTATCAAGGATGCACCGTGAACACTTACCCATATGATTGGTTGGATGAAG AATTAATATCTGATTTCGTGAGAGACCTCGAGCCGAAGATTGTTTTCGCCGATGCAGTACTGGGGccgaaaatgatgaaatacAGCAATATCGATAACAAGAAATTCCAAGTCATAGTTTTTGGAGATCTGCCGGGATTCACGTCCTTCAAAGATATTCTGGATGAGCAGAGCGCTGACGAAGTTGATAATTTCGAGTGCGTGGATATTTCCTCTGAAGAGGACACCGCATTCTTCTCATTCACCTCTGGCTCCAGTGGACATCCCAAGGTGTTTCAGTATCCTTATAAACTCCTGAAGCGAGATGTCCACTGGTTACCGAGAGAAGAACTCTACGAGAGGGTGGGAATATGGTGTACCGAGCCTGCATGGGTTGTCGTCGTCATCTCTGCCCTGCAGGCGATCCTCGATCGCTCGACTTATGTCATCCACAAGTACACGAATGCGGCTGATTTCTGCAGAGTTATTGAAAAGTACAAG ATCAACTGGATGATGCTGGGAACGGAGCACGTGAATATGATATCTCGATTATCGAACACAGCAGAGTTCGATTTTTCCGAGGTGACGTTCATTCGATACTGCGGGTCCTACATCAGACcggaagtagagagaaatctGCACACTATATTTCCTGGAACATGGCTGTCACAGTCGTATG GTTTAACCGAGATCGGTATCGTTACGTACACGATGAGCGACCACAAGTGCCCCTCCTGTGGTATACCCGCCGAGAACACTGAAGTTAAACTGATAAATTCCAAAGATGAGACTGTTATGTCTCCCAATCAATCAGGAGAATTGTGCGCCAGAACTCCGTGTCTATCGATTGCTTATCACAAGAGTACAACAGCATCAGAACGAACACTGGATTCAGATGGTTGGTATCGCACCGGTGACCTGGCTTATTACAACGAGGATGGTGAATTCTTCTTCGTCGATAGGATCAAGGAAATGATCAGGTATCTTGTCGCTGATATTCCGGCTGGTGTCGTAGAGGACTGCATACTAAAGCATCCTGCTGTTCTTGAAGTTGCTGTTGTTGCTAAACTACATGACGAAGACATAGAACACCCCATGGCTTTCATTGTCAAGAAGCCGTACATACCG GTGACGGAACAGGAAATCGAAGGTTGGGTTCAGAAGCATCTGCCAGATCGTATGAGACTTCGTGGGGGTGTTAGATTTCTTAACAATATGCCGTATAATAATGCTGGGAAAATAGCTAAAGGCATTCTGCGACATTGGTGTAATGCTGAGTAG
- the LOC135166281 gene encoding uncharacterized protein LOC135166281 translates to MNGPSTPILYDLRGHVQIENLGLCSRKNIEESMLDIATIIASHMVYQEEPWAAGAAHVAHHLGQELVNTWLRNGPAPSAVVFEYADIFSGYSIKALVPPGLANVRGNVEGNWSFFRQDSPMDSDVYTKIFYDFRYIFSTAVHEDRHIYEHHLYEGHDFYIGQRVKNSIRSILTSANNSKVFNADDAWIVLESDK, encoded by the coding sequence ATGAACGGCCCCTCGACACCGATTCTCTACGACCTCCGAGGTCACGTGCAAATCGAGAACCTGGGCCTCTGTTCTCGTAAAAACATTGAGGAATCGATGCTGGACATTGCAACGATCATAGCCTCTCACATGGTGTACCAGGAGGAGCCCTGGGCAGCGGGTGCAGCTCATGTGGCGCATCACCTGGGCCAGGAATTAGTGAACACTTGGTTGAGGAATGGACCAGCCCCATCAGCAGTTGTCTTCGAGTATGCTGATATCTTCAGTGGATATTCCATCAAAGCATTGGTCCCCCCAGGACTGGCGAACGTCAGGGGAAACGTCGAGGGCAACTGGTCGTTTTTTCGACAGGACAGCCCCATGGATTCAGATGTCTACACCAAGATCTTTTACGATTTTCGTTACATCTTCTCCACAGCTGTTCACGAGGATAGACACATCTACGAGCACCATCTTTACGAGGGCCATGACTTCTACATTGGGCAGAGAGTGAAGAATTCCATCAGGTCGATTCTCACTTCTGCCAATAACTCGAAGGTATTCAATGCTGATGACGCTTGGATCGTGCTGGAGAGCGATAAATAG
- the LOC135166282 gene encoding histone H4, major-like has translation MAVYYPGSGRMGVKRVNKAPRGRLTKPTIRRLARRGGVKRISGGIYDLVRQILRTFLETVIADAVIYTEHAKRKTVTAPDVVYALKRRGRAIYGFDGE, from the coding sequence ATGGCAGTTTATTACCCTGGATCCGGACGTATGGGGGTGAAACGGGTGAATAAGGCACCACGTGGAAGGCTGACGAAACCGACAATTCGTCGACTGGCCCGACGAGGGGGTGTCAAGAGGATTTCCGGGGGGATTTACGACCTTGTACGACAGATCCTGAGAACTTTTCTGGAAACGGTTATCGCTGATGCTGTGATATACACCGAGCACGCCAAGAGGAAGACTGTCACCGCTCCAGACGTAGTGTACGCCCTGAAACGTCGAGGACGTGCTATCTACGGATTTGACGGGGAGTGA
- the LOC135165729 gene encoding mediator of RNA polymerase II transcription subunit 15 encodes MSQPDENSWRTQAFRQSVVAKIEEAIKNSGTPTSKNSIDMENHVFQKAKNKEEYLGFVARLILHVREMNSKKVPGMPPGGGGGGQGMPDPMSALQTLARQGTGNAQVMGMQGGPNPQGMVQQQPGNTAANLLQSLNQRPGPGMTMQNMQNKMSGMGMMAGQPGGPMGHMAAMQGMQGGPMMSPMNQMAQGNIPQMNQIGPGQMGQMASPMQQNMQSPMQNPMQSPMQGQLQGQLQGQLQGQIPNQMQAQLAGQMGAMGPGMQGGPQPMGQMGPGQMPPQMGLMQRKTEMMNTGFTGPRNVTPNQFLRQSPSPSAPSPASLGAPTSNQMVASPALVPSPSPQHPMMGQQRSVGMASSPSGSLNTPGGAVTSPQEEAAYREKIRQLSRYVEPLRRMITKMGNEGNVDKLSKMKKLLEILSTPSRRVPLETIIKCEAVLEKMDLKRSENSVGPVATSMKEHHFFSPLLEAVSTHLQSPVVNHTLQRTFGPCLEALFGPEIKGLPPPLKRQRVEEPTSEIPDVLQGEIARLDQRFKVSLDPAQQTGSKCIQLICWLDDRHLPCVPPVSVTVPSDYPLTPPRCVMAPHEYATAFLCAVQKALNARITKLPKRFSVSQLLDTWEMSVRQASAPSQTPVTGASVLMGL; translated from the exons ATGTCTCAACCAGATGAGAACTCCTGGCGTACTCAGGCATTTCGTCAGAGTGTGGTTGCCAAAAT TGAAGAGGCGATAAAAAATTCGGGAACCCCAACCTCCAAAAACAGCATCGATATGGAAAATCATGTGTTTCAAAAGGCCAAGAACAAG GAGGAGTACCTAGGGTTCGTCGCGAGGTTGATTCTCCATGTCAGGGAGATGA ATTCCAAGAAAGTACCAGGAATGCCTCCAGGTGGTGGAGGTGGCGGTCAGGGAATGCCAGATCCCATGAGTGCCCTGCAGACATTGGCTAGACAGGGGACTGGCAATGCTCAGGTTATGGGAATGCAGGGAGGGCCCAATCCTCAGGGAATGGTGCAGCAGCAGCCGGGTAACACGGCAGCCAATCTTCTGCAGTCGCTAAATCAACGTCCAGGCCCGGGAATGACAATGCAGAACATGCAGAATAAAATGTCAGGTATGGGAATGATGGCTGGTCAGCCGGGTGGTCCAATGGGCCACATGGCAGCGATGCAGGGCATGCAGGGTGGACCAATGATGTCCCCGATGAATCAAATGGCCCAAGGTAACATACCTCAGATGAATCAGATAGGACCTGGACAGATGGGCCAGATGGCTAGTCCAATGCAGCAGAATATGCAGAGTCCCATGCAGAATCCAATGCAGAGTCCAATGCAAGGACAGCTACAAGGGCAGCTACAGGGCCAACTGCAGGGTCAAATACCCAATCAGATGCAAGCACAGCTGGCTGGACAAATGGGGGCCATGGGACCTGGCATGCAGGGTGGACCCCAGCCCATGGGGCAAATGGGACCGGGCCAAATGCCACCGCAAATGGGGCTCATGCAGCGCAAAACGGAGATGATGAATACGGGCTTCACTGGGCCCAGAAATGTTACCCCAAATCAATTCTTAAGACAGAGCCCATCACCATCGGCACCGAGTCCTGCTAGTCTTGGTGCTCCTACGAGTAATCAGATGGTAGCATCGCCTGCTCTTGTACCCTCCCCCAGTCCTCAGCATCCCATGATGGGACAACAACGCTCCGTGGGAATGGCCTCATCTCCAAGCGGTTCCCTGAACACTCCTGGTGGAGCTGTGACAAGTCCCCAGGAAGAAGCAGCATATCGTGAAAAAATTCGACAGCTGAGTAGATACGTGGAGCCCCTGAGAAGAATGATTACGAAAATGGGTAACGAGGGAAATGTCGACAAGTTGAGTAAGATGAAGAAATTATTGGAGATTCTGTCGACCCCCTCGAGGCGAGTCCCACTCGAGACAATAATCAAGTGTGAGGCTGTGCTGGAGAAGATGGATCTCAAGAGGTCGGAGAACAGTGTTGGACCAGTGGCTACATCCATGAAGGAGCATCACTTCTTCAGTCCACTTCTGGAGGCTGTTAGCACTCACCTGCAGAGTCCAGTGGTCAATCACACGCTGCAGAGGACTTTTGGGCCGTGTTTGGAGGCCCTTTTTGGACCTGAGATCAAGGGTCTACCACCTCCATTAAAAAGACAGCGAGTGGAAGAACCAACGAGTGAAATTCCTGACGTTCTTCAAGGTGAAATAGCCCGTTTAGATCAGCGATTCAAAGTGAGCCTAGATCCGGCCCAACAAACGGGCTCGAAATGCATTCAATTGATCTGCTGGCTGGACGATCGCCATCTCCCTTGTGTTCCTCCAGTCTCAGTGACGGTGCCATCAGACTATCCACTTACACCACCACGATGTGTGATGGCACCTCACGAATACGCAACAGCCTTCCTCTGCGCTGTTCAAAAAGCCCTCAATGCGAGAATAACAAAATTACCGAAACGATTTTCGGTCTCGCAATTGTTGGACACGTGGGAGATGAGCGTTCGCCAGGCCAGCGCACCTAGCCAGACACCTGTCACTGGTGCCTCTGTACTCATGGGGCTTTAG